Proteins from a single region of Corallococcus caeni:
- the pstA gene encoding phosphate ABC transporter permease PstA, protein MKHTTRKVVGLSLVSLTGLAAFVMVAMLALILLDVVRGGWSHVSWQFLSQAPTDGMMGGGIFPALFGTAALTLLMTLAVMPVGVLTAVYLHEYAPPSSLLARAVRVAVANLAGVPSIVFGLFGLGFFILFVGRGLDHALGYEQLHWAQPGILWAALTLAVLTLPVVIVSTEEALRAVPQEHRTASLALGATQSQTLARVVLPGALPGILTGAVLAISRGAGEVAPILFTGAAYFLPDLPTSLNSQFMHLGYHTYVLATQSPDVEATRPLLYATVLVLLLLTFALNLVAVLIRTRTRRKAAAGH, encoded by the coding sequence CACACCACGCGCAAGGTCGTGGGCCTGTCGCTCGTGTCGCTCACGGGGCTGGCCGCGTTCGTCATGGTCGCGATGCTGGCCCTCATCCTCCTGGACGTCGTCCGGGGCGGGTGGAGCCACGTGTCCTGGCAGTTCCTCTCCCAGGCGCCCACGGACGGGATGATGGGCGGCGGCATCTTCCCCGCCCTCTTCGGCACCGCGGCGCTCACGCTGCTCATGACCCTGGCGGTGATGCCGGTGGGCGTGCTGACGGCGGTGTACCTGCACGAGTACGCGCCGCCCTCCAGCCTCCTGGCCCGCGCGGTGCGCGTGGCGGTGGCGAACCTGGCGGGCGTGCCCTCCATCGTGTTCGGCCTCTTCGGCCTGGGCTTCTTCATCCTCTTCGTGGGCCGCGGCCTGGACCACGCGCTGGGCTATGAGCAGCTGCACTGGGCCCAGCCGGGCATCCTCTGGGCGGCGCTGACGCTCGCGGTGCTCACCCTGCCCGTCGTCATCGTGTCCACGGAGGAGGCCCTGCGCGCCGTGCCGCAGGAGCACCGCACCGCGAGCCTCGCGCTGGGGGCCACCCAGTCGCAGACGCTGGCGCGGGTGGTGCTGCCGGGCGCGCTGCCGGGCATCCTCACCGGCGCGGTGCTGGCCATCTCCCGGGGCGCGGGCGAGGTGGCGCCCATCCTCTTCACCGGCGCGGCCTACTTCCTGCCGGACCTGCCCACGAGCCTGAACTCGCAGTTCATGCACCTGGGCTACCACACCTACGTGCTGGCCACGCAGTCGCCGGACGTGGAGGCCACCCGCCCGCTCTTGTACGCGACGGTGCTGGTGCTGCTGCTGCTCACCTTCGCCCTGAACCTCGTCGCGGTCCTCATCCGCACGCGCACGCGCCGCAAGGCCGCGGCCGGCCACTGA
- the pstB gene encoding phosphate ABC transporter ATP-binding protein PstB, with protein sequence MEARELTLRYGSKVAIKQVSLAIPEHKVTALIGPSGCGKSTFLRSLNRMNDLIPGANHDGSVFLDGRSIHDRALDVVDLRRRVGMVFQKSNPFPKSIFENVAYGLRVGGLKDKAKLAARVEKSLRGAALWDEVKDRLDESALGLSGGQQQRLCIARALAVEPEVLLMDEPASALDPIATAKIEELIHELKATYTIAIVTHNMQQAARVSDRTAFFYMGELVECGQTEQIFTNPHEKRTEDYVTGKFG encoded by the coding sequence ATGGAAGCCCGCGAGCTCACCCTGCGCTACGGCAGCAAGGTGGCCATCAAGCAGGTGAGCCTGGCCATCCCCGAGCACAAGGTGACGGCGCTCATCGGCCCGTCCGGCTGCGGCAAGTCCACGTTCCTGCGCTCGCTCAACCGGATGAACGACCTCATCCCCGGCGCGAACCACGACGGCAGCGTGTTCCTGGACGGCCGCAGCATCCACGACCGCGCCCTGGACGTGGTGGACCTGCGCCGGCGCGTGGGCATGGTGTTCCAGAAGTCCAACCCCTTCCCCAAGTCCATCTTCGAGAACGTCGCCTACGGCCTGCGCGTGGGCGGCCTCAAGGACAAGGCGAAGCTGGCGGCGCGGGTGGAGAAGTCCCTGCGCGGCGCCGCGCTGTGGGACGAGGTGAAGGACCGGCTGGACGAGAGCGCCCTGGGCCTGTCCGGCGGCCAGCAGCAGCGCCTGTGCATCGCGCGGGCGCTCGCGGTGGAGCCGGAGGTGCTGCTCATGGACGAGCCCGCGTCCGCGCTGGACCCCATCGCGACGGCCAAGATCGAAGAGCTCATCCACGAGCTGAAGGCCACGTACACCATCGCCATCGTGACCCACAACATGCAGCAGGCCGCGCGCGTGAGCGACCGGACGGCTTTCTTCTACATGGGGGAGTTGGTGGAGTGCGGTCAAACGGAGCAGATCTTCACCAACCCCCACGAGAAGCGCACGGAGGACTACGTCACCGGGAAGTTCGGCTGA
- the phoU gene encoding phosphate signaling complex protein PhoU, which produces MAATHTDKAFEQDLRNLREKLLAMGAKVETLIAQSTRALTDRDSALAEQVVGADREVNRLEVDIDDLCRRILALRQPAASDLRLITTALKIVTDLERIGDLAVNIAERAMDLNQVPPLAPYIDTPKLAELAQQQVKKALDAFVSGDAAKAEDVLKGDDLLDALFLKIFNELLAYMMEDSRNIRRATALMFIAKHLERIGDHALNVAEMVIYMVRGKDVRHPRSRDLE; this is translated from the coding sequence ATGGCGGCCACGCACACCGACAAGGCATTCGAGCAGGACCTGCGCAACCTGCGCGAGAAGCTGCTCGCCATGGGGGCCAAGGTGGAGACCCTCATCGCGCAGAGCACCCGCGCGCTCACCGACCGCGACTCGGCGCTGGCGGAGCAGGTGGTGGGCGCGGACCGCGAGGTGAACCGGCTGGAGGTCGACATCGACGACCTGTGCCGCCGCATCCTCGCGCTGCGCCAGCCGGCCGCCTCCGACCTGCGCCTCATCACCACGGCGCTGAAGATCGTCACCGACCTGGAGCGCATCGGGGACCTGGCGGTGAACATCGCCGAGCGCGCCATGGACCTGAACCAGGTGCCGCCGCTGGCGCCGTACATCGACACGCCGAAGCTGGCGGAACTGGCGCAGCAGCAGGTGAAGAAGGCGCTGGACGCGTTCGTGTCCGGGGACGCCGCCAAGGCGGAGGACGTCCTCAAGGGGGACGACCTGCTGGATGCCCTCTTCCTGAAGATCTTCAACGAGCTGCTGGCGTACATGATGGAGGACTCGCGCAACATCCGCCGGGCCACGGCGTTGATGTTCATCGCGAAGCACCTGGAGCGCATTGGCGACCACGCGCTCAACGTGGCGGAGATGGTCATCTACATGGTGCGCGGCAAGGACGTGCGCCACCCGCGAAGCCGCGACCTGGAGTAG
- a CDS encoding ceramide glucosyltransferase, giving the protein MLIASSLLLAASAVGLLALLLQALFVRRHRRTVPAAPTHRPGLSILKPLCGVDDDLEANLAWFAQLPYPHYEVLLGVKDARDPAYAVARAAEAKWPHVMRVVLQEGEPGLNPKVNQLVTLSSEARFDLWVVSDSNTRVGEGYLEEIAAAFEDPTVGCVTHPVAGLGEQSLGSLLDNLHLSSSAAAGMIAAKHVADRDIVVGKSMALRREDVEALGGFFSVKDVLAEDYVIGQWVTRKLGKRVVLAHAPVFNVSLRKSVDAFFQRYLRWSVIHRTAVSPSTYVAQALLNPAPLAVLGALLHPSALTGLAALAVVLGKVWVDVTVFRALRPQPVPLRAAPAVLVKDALLFAAWWHGAFRRTVDWRGTRLRVVSGTRLVPLRARGTPATEWIPSNGVG; this is encoded by the coding sequence ATGCTCATCGCCTCCAGCCTCCTCCTGGCCGCGTCCGCAGTGGGCCTCCTGGCCCTCCTCCTCCAGGCGCTGTTCGTGCGCCGCCACCGCCGCACCGTCCCCGCCGCCCCCACGCACCGCCCCGGCCTGTCCATCCTCAAGCCGCTGTGCGGCGTGGATGACGACCTGGAGGCGAACCTCGCCTGGTTCGCCCAGCTGCCCTACCCCCACTACGAGGTGCTGCTGGGCGTGAAGGACGCGCGCGACCCGGCCTACGCGGTGGCCAGGGCCGCGGAGGCGAAGTGGCCCCACGTCATGCGCGTGGTGCTCCAGGAGGGCGAGCCCGGCCTCAACCCCAAGGTGAACCAGCTGGTGACGCTGTCGTCGGAGGCCCGCTTCGACCTCTGGGTGGTGAGCGACAGCAACACCCGCGTGGGCGAGGGCTACCTGGAGGAGATCGCCGCCGCCTTCGAGGACCCCACGGTGGGCTGCGTGACGCACCCGGTGGCGGGGCTGGGCGAGCAGAGCCTCGGTTCGCTCCTGGACAACCTGCACCTGTCCTCCAGCGCGGCGGCGGGGATGATCGCCGCGAAGCACGTGGCGGACCGGGACATCGTGGTGGGCAAGTCCATGGCGCTGCGCCGCGAGGACGTGGAGGCGCTGGGCGGCTTCTTCTCCGTGAAGGACGTGCTGGCGGAGGACTACGTCATCGGCCAGTGGGTGACGCGCAAGCTGGGCAAGCGCGTGGTGCTGGCGCACGCCCCCGTCTTCAACGTGTCCCTGCGCAAGAGCGTGGACGCCTTCTTCCAGCGCTACCTGCGCTGGAGCGTCATCCACCGCACAGCGGTATCGCCCTCGACGTACGTGGCGCAGGCGCTCCTCAACCCGGCTCCGCTCGCGGTGCTGGGCGCGCTGCTCCACCCGTCCGCCCTCACGGGCCTGGCGGCGCTGGCGGTGGTGCTGGGCAAGGTCTGGGTGGACGTGACGGTGTTCCGCGCGCTGCGGCCCCAGCCGGTTCCGCTGCGCGCCGCGCCCGCGGTGCTGGTGAAGGACGCGCTGCTCTTCGCCGCGTGGTGGCATGGCGCGTTCCGGCGCACGGTGGACTGGCGCGGCACGCGCTTGCGCGTGGTGTCAGGCACGCGCCTGGTGCCGCTGCGCGCACGTGGCACTCCCGCGACGGAGTGGATCCCCAGCAACGGGGTGGGTTGA
- a CDS encoding metallophosphoesterase family protein, translated as MPISFNMPSLKLAHLSDLHLDMSRESDAAASSLVKTLAAQDVDHVVVTGDLTHRGSQAEFQRFREHFAPWMETGRLTFIPGNHDRPGEDVGSGFMEGRKVHTVEKAGLFLVCVDSTGEHNRNYFHSHGELTEGVVDEVGHALDAAPKDALVAVLLHHHVMPLPLESFPEWIATKMGLPHASELALGSRLLERVGGRCDLVLHGHRHIPNETDLGSPGERALRVYNSGSSTDLGRFRVFSHMAGRLVSEPEWCQAAEPAKPRTAVHNVRPALQYLVGQLGMALF; from the coding sequence ATGCCTATCTCCTTCAACATGCCTTCCCTGAAGCTGGCGCATCTTTCGGATCTTCATCTGGACATGAGCCGCGAGAGCGATGCCGCGGCGTCCTCACTGGTGAAGACCCTGGCGGCGCAGGACGTGGATCACGTGGTCGTGACGGGAGACCTCACGCACCGCGGCTCGCAAGCGGAGTTCCAGCGCTTCCGTGAACACTTCGCGCCCTGGATGGAGACCGGACGCCTCACCTTCATCCCCGGCAACCATGACCGTCCCGGCGAGGATGTCGGCAGCGGGTTCATGGAGGGACGCAAGGTCCACACGGTGGAGAAGGCAGGCCTCTTCCTGGTGTGCGTGGACTCCACCGGTGAGCACAACCGCAACTATTTCCACAGCCATGGCGAACTGACGGAAGGCGTCGTGGACGAAGTGGGCCACGCGCTGGACGCCGCGCCGAAGGACGCGCTGGTCGCGGTGCTGCTGCACCACCACGTGATGCCGTTGCCGCTGGAGAGCTTCCCGGAGTGGATCGCCACGAAGATGGGGCTGCCCCACGCGTCGGAGCTCGCGTTGGGAAGCCGACTGCTCGAGCGCGTGGGCGGCCGGTGCGACCTGGTGCTGCACGGCCACCGTCACATCCCGAACGAGACGGACCTGGGCAGCCCGGGCGAGCGCGCGCTGCGCGTCTACAACTCCGGCAGCAGCACGGACCTGGGCCGCTTCCGCGTCTTCAGCCACATGGCCGGCCGGCTGGTGAGCGAGCCGGAGTGGTGCCAGGCCGCGGAGCCGGCGAAGCCGCGCACGGCGGTCCACAACGTCCGGCCTGCCCTCCAGTACCTGGTGGGCCAGCTGGGCATGGCGCTCTTCTAG
- a CDS encoding response regulator gives MPAGPWKVLPRSGGCLGRLVVDDGARKVLVVDDDADWREFLRVSLEDLGYETTEAADGQEALDSLRRGERFGVMLLDLNMPGMSGLEVVEKLPRASTNPRIVFLTSAAAQDVGSALMSGPHYYLPKGASRDQLSLLLQSLGV, from the coding sequence ATGCCCGCGGGGCCATGGAAGGTTCTCCCCAGGTCAGGAGGATGCTTGGGGCGACTCGTGGTGGATGACGGTGCTCGGAAGGTCCTGGTCGTGGATGACGACGCGGACTGGCGGGAATTCCTCCGGGTGAGCCTGGAGGACCTTGGCTATGAGACCACCGAGGCGGCGGACGGCCAGGAGGCGCTGGACTCGCTCAGGCGGGGGGAGCGCTTCGGGGTCATGCTGCTGGATTTGAACATGCCGGGCATGAGCGGCCTGGAGGTGGTGGAGAAGCTGCCGCGGGCGTCAACGAACCCGCGCATCGTCTTCCTCACCTCGGCGGCGGCCCAGGATGTGGGCAGCGCACTCATGTCGGGTCCACACTACTACCTGCCCAAGGGAGCGAGCCGCGACCAATTGTCGCTCCTCCTCCAATCACTGGGGGTGTAG
- a CDS encoding hemolysin family protein, whose amino-acid sequence MLVLANGVFAGAELGLLSVRKTRLKELLEQGSKSAKAVAALRDDPERLLATVQIGITVIGATAAAFGGASIAHRLSGVLAGLGMPEATASQVSFALVVALVSYLSLVLGELVPKSLALRYSEQYALTLGRPLKALAWVMRPLVWFLTASSNVVLKLFGDRTNFSESRLSPDELLQLVAEASKQGTLDPRAGEIASRAFELGDLTLGDVMVTREHIVALRRHASTEEIRQVLLEHGHSRMPVYEGTLDNVVGYIVAKDLLGVAWEAHLIVLEDVLRPPLFLVESMRAIAAMKELQRRRMQLAVVVDEHGGVVGLVTVEDLVEELVGDILSESETPEERVRRESPSVAVVQGEASLREVNRALGLELEESEDYGTVAGLCIALAGGAIPEQGAKLSLPDGTVLEVMEASPRRVREVRVHLPPPPAQPEA is encoded by the coding sequence CTGCTGGTGCTGGCCAACGGCGTCTTCGCCGGCGCCGAGCTGGGCCTGCTGTCCGTGCGCAAGACGCGGCTGAAGGAGCTGCTGGAGCAGGGCAGCAAGTCCGCGAAGGCGGTGGCGGCGCTGCGGGATGATCCGGAGCGGCTGCTGGCCACGGTGCAGATTGGCATCACGGTGATTGGCGCCACGGCGGCGGCCTTCGGCGGCGCGAGCATCGCGCACCGGCTCTCCGGCGTGCTGGCGGGGCTGGGCATGCCGGAGGCGACGGCGAGCCAGGTGTCCTTCGCCCTGGTGGTCGCGCTGGTGTCGTACCTGTCGCTGGTGCTGGGGGAGCTGGTCCCCAAGTCGCTGGCGCTGCGCTACTCGGAACAGTACGCGCTGACGCTGGGCCGGCCGCTCAAGGCGCTCGCGTGGGTGATGCGCCCGCTGGTGTGGTTCCTCACCGCGAGCTCCAACGTGGTGCTGAAGCTCTTCGGGGACCGGACGAACTTCTCCGAGTCGCGGCTGTCGCCGGACGAGCTGCTCCAGCTGGTCGCGGAGGCGTCGAAGCAGGGCACGTTGGATCCGCGCGCGGGGGAGATCGCCTCCCGGGCCTTCGAGCTGGGCGACCTGACGCTGGGCGACGTGATGGTGACGCGCGAGCACATCGTCGCGCTGCGCCGTCACGCGAGCACGGAGGAGATCCGCCAGGTGCTGCTGGAGCACGGGCACTCGCGGATGCCGGTGTACGAGGGCACGCTGGACAACGTGGTGGGCTACATCGTGGCCAAGGACCTGCTGGGCGTGGCCTGGGAGGCGCACCTGATTGTCCTGGAGGACGTGCTGCGCCCGCCGCTGTTCCTGGTGGAGTCCATGCGCGCCATCGCCGCGATGAAGGAGCTGCAGCGCCGGCGCATGCAACTGGCGGTGGTGGTGGACGAGCACGGCGGCGTGGTGGGGCTGGTGACGGTGGAGGACCTGGTGGAGGAACTCGTCGGGGACATCCTCAGCGAGTCCGAGACGCCCGAGGAGCGCGTGCGCCGTGAGAGCCCCTCCGTCGCGGTGGTGCAGGGCGAGGCGAGCCTGCGCGAGGTGAACCGCGCGCTGGGGCTGGAGCTGGAGGAGAGCGAGGACTACGGCACCGTCGCGGGCCTGTGCATCGCGCTGGCGGGCGGCGCCATCCCGGAGCAGGGCGCGAAGCTGTCGCTGCCGGACGGCACGGTGCTGGAGGTGATGGAGGCGTCACCGCGCCGGGTGCGCGAGGTGCGCGTCCATCTGCCGCCCCCTCCCGCTCAACCGGAGGCCTGA